A single Nycticebus coucang isolate mNycCou1 chromosome 16, mNycCou1.pri, whole genome shotgun sequence DNA region contains:
- the LOC128568012 gene encoding integrin beta-2-like, which yields MESHRAPSPLGHSAGHPGHGREMVAWSHLLLTLVGLLCLGSGLAEECTKYKVSTCRDCIQSGPGCAWCQKLNVTWLRDPDSIHCDTREQLLMRGCASDDIVDPKSLAKAQEDLERGQKQLSPQKVTLYLRPGQAAVFNVTFRRVKGYPIDLYYLMDLSSPMLDDLIKVKKLGGDLLRALNEITESGRIGFGSLVNKTFRHVLKLTDNANQFQTEVGKQLISGHLDTPEGGLDAMMQVAACPEEIGWRNVTQLLVFATDDGFHFAGDGKLGAILTPNDGRCHLEDNMYKSSNEFDYPSVGQLAHKLAESNIQPIFAVTKRMVKTYEKLTEILPKSAVGELSEDFGNMVQLIKNAYNKLSSRVFLDHSTLPDTLKVTYDSFCSNGMSHTGQPRGDCDGVQIGVPITFQVKVTATECIQEQSFVIRPLGFTDTVTVQVLPQCECQCRDQSRDRSLCHDKGSLECGVCRCDAGYIGKSCECQTQGRSSQELEGSCRKDNNSIVCSGLGDCICGQCVCHTSDVPNKQIYGRYCECDNVNCERYDGQVCGGPKRGLCFCGTCNCQIGYEGSACQCQKSTDGCLNQRGVECSGRGRCRCNACECDPGYQPPLCQECQGCNFTCSNHTFCAECLQFNTGPFKKNCRAACRGLQLREEPLSWRTCKEQDSEGCWMTYTMSQRDGWDQYDIHVEKTRECVANTATILGGTMVEVVLISVLLLVIWKALTHPSDLQKSKDFQGVTQVPVEQ from the exons ATGGAGAGTCACAGAGCCCCCAGCCCACTGGGACACAGTGCTGGGCATCCAGGACATGGGAGG GAAATGGTGGCCTGGAGCCACCTGCTGCTCACCTTGGTGGGGCTGCTCTGCCTCGGGTCTG GCCTTGCTGAGGAGTGCACCAAGTACAAGGTCAGCACCTGCCGGGACTGCATCCAGTCGGGGCCAGGCTGCGCCTGGTGCCAGAAGCTG AACGTCACTTGGCTGAGAGACCCTGACTCTATTCACTGTGACACGCGGGAGCAGCTGCTAATGAGGGGCTGTGCATCTGACGACATTGTGGACCCCAAGAGCCTTGCTAAAGCCCAGGAAGACCTGGAGCGGGGTCAGAAACAGCTGTCTCCACAAAAAGTGACGCTTTACCTGCGACCAG GTCAGGCGGCTGTGTTCAACGTGACCTTTCGGCGGGTCAAGGGCTACCCCATCGACCTGTACTACCTGATGGACCTCTCTTCACCCATGCTGGATGACCTCATTAAAGTCAAGAAGCTGGGCGGTGACCTGCTCCGGGCCCTCAATGAGATCACGGAGTCCGGCCGCATTG GCTTCGGGTCCTTGGTAAACAAGACCTTCAGGCATGTGCTGAAGCTGACCGACAATGCCAACCAGTTCCAGACGGAGGTCGGGAAGCAGCTGATCTCTGGACACCTGGACACTCCCGAGGGTGGGCTGGATGCCATGATGCAGGTCGCGGCCTGCCCG GAGGAAATCGGCTGGCGCAATGTCACACAGCTGCTGGTGTTTGCCACGGACGACGGCTTCCACTTTGCGGGTGATGGGAAGCTTGGTGCCATCCTGACTCCCAACGACGGCCGCTGTCACCTGGAGGACAACATGTACAAAAGCAGCAACGAATTT GACTACCCGTCAGTGGGCCAGCTGGCGCACAAACTGGCCGAAAGCAACATCCAGCCCATCTTTGCCGTGACCAAGAGGATGGTGAAGACCTACGAG AAACTCACCGAGATCCTCCCCAAGTCAGCCGTCGGGGAGCTGTCCGAGGACTTTGGCAACATGGTCCAGCTCATCAAGAATGCCTATAAT AAACTCTCCTCCAGGGTCTTCCTGGATCACAGCACCCTCCCCGACACCCTGAAAGTCACCTACGACTCCTTCTGCAGCAATGGAATGTCACACACTGGCCAACCCAGAGGGGACTGTGATGGCGTGCAGATCGGTGTCCCG ATCACCTTCCAGGTGAAGGTCACGGCCACAGAGTGCATCCAGGAGCAGTCATTTGTCATCCGTCCTCTGGGCTTCACAGACACAGTGACTGTTCAGGTCCTTCCCCAGTGTGAGTGTCAGTGCCGGGACCAGAGCCGGGACCGCAGCCTCTGCCATGACAAAGGCTCCTTGGAGTGTGGTGTCTGCAG GTGCGACGCTGGCTACATCGGGAAAAGCTGTGAGTGCCAGACGCAGGGCCGGAGCAGCCAGGAGCTGGAAGGAAGCTGCCGGAAGGACAACAACTCCATCGTCTGCTCGGGGCTGGGGGACTGCATCTGCGGACAGTGCGTGTGCCACACCAGCGACGTCCCCAACAAGCAGATCTACGGGCGGTACTGCGAGTGTGACAACGTCAACTGCGAGCGCTACGACGGCCAAGTCTGCGGAGGCCCAA AGAGAGGGCTCTGCTTCTGTGGCACGTGCAACTGCCAGATCGGCTACGAGGGCTCGGCCTGCCAGTGCCAGAAGAGCACGGACGGCTGCCTGAACCAGCGGGGCGTGGAGTGCAGCGGCCGGGGCCGGTGTCGCTGCAACGCTTGCGAGTGCGACCCGGGCTACCAGCCGCCCCTGTGCCAGGAGTGCCAGGGCTGCAACTTCACCTGCAGCAACCACAC ctTCTGTGCAGAGTGTCTGCAGTTCAACACGGGCCCCTTCAAGAAGAACTGTAGGGCAGCGTGCAGGGGCCTACAGCTGCGGGAGGAGCCCCTGAGCTGGAGGACGTGCAAGGAGCAGGACTCGGAGGGCTGCTGGATGACCTACACGATGAGTCAGCGGGACGGGTGGGACCAGTATGACATCCATGTGGAGAAAACCCGAG AGTGTGTGGCCAACACTGCCACTATCCTAGGGGGCACCATGGTGGAGGTTGTGCTCATCAGTGTCCTGCTGCTGGTCATCTGGAAGGCCCTGACCCACCCAAGTGACCTCCAAAAGTCTAAGGACTTTCAAGGAGTAACTCAAGTCCCAGTGGAACAAT GA